The Zingiber officinale cultivar Zhangliang chromosome 9A, Zo_v1.1, whole genome shotgun sequence genome window below encodes:
- the LOC122019927 gene encoding receptor-like serine/threonine-protein kinase ALE2 isoform X3: MAPGGMLLLAVSSRGKMHLLAILALAFHLSPLCFGLSSTNPPENRKGTIKPGPVPDFPPNPHVNSQDPIPKHHDSVSLASSPALSTPWRGQEFEAEMAAGTFLKQSQIKIMSAVGLKEKEGTTRVTIFLVPLGEKFDTTIVLLIYERLWQKKVPINKSIFGDYEVICVHYSGLPSSPPSIPRGSSVLGPDYDGSYQYPLIAVVPMSKLKKLNAAIIAVIVVSSFILILACSGIILFILKWKNLGRQPAPLGSTITQSVIRTSGIKCMVPDSMNNSPSDAIVLASCPPALKVFSLAEIEKATEKFCSNKILGEGGFGCVYHGTLDDGSEVAVKLLSKRNQNGEHFLSEVEMLSRLHHQNLVKLIGICTEDDKSCLVYELVRNGSVESHLHGADKKKGPLEWDIRVKIALGAARGLAYLHEHANPHIIHRDFKSSNVLLAEDFTAKVTDFGLAREVSEGSQHVSTRVMGTFGYVAPEYAMTGHLLVSSDVYSYGVVLLELLTGRRPVYYSSSREPENLVTWARPLLATREGVMQVMDPSSHGRCNFDDVVKVAAVASICVHSDPSQRPFMSRVVQALKLICHDMDDADSQSQKESSSGQEHDYGGDLEAEMSWWSQTSPLSYRHGSPFITMEYNSLDTMDQLRRIQQRASASESKYSRSAPSRISKQKTSLYRLRRNVSEHGHLCANRPYGSSF, translated from the exons ATGGCGCCGGGTGGTATGCTTCTCTTGGCCGTCTCCTCACGGGGGAAGATGCACCTGCTGGCgatccttgcgcttgccttccACTTGAGCCCACTTTGTTTCG GGTTAAGCTCAACCAACCCACCTGAAAACAGAAAGGGAACAATTAAACCAGGACCTGTCCCAGATTTTCCTCCAAATCCTCATG TAAACTCTCAGGATCCTATTCCAAAACATCACGATAGTGTTTCTCTTGCATCATCACCAGCATTATCTACTCCTTGGCGAGGTCAAG AATTTGAAGCTGAGATGGCAGCAGGAACATTCTTGAAGCAGAGTCAGATAAAGATTATGTCTGCTGTTGGTctgaaggagaaggaaggaacaACTCGTGTCACTATATTCTTGGTACCGCTTGGTGAGAAATTTGATACTACGATAGTTTTGCTTATTTACGAGAGACTTTGGCAGAAAAAGGTGCCCATCAACAAATCTATATTTGGTGATTATGAAGTAATATGTGTTCATTATTCAG GACTTCCTTCTTCCCCACCATCTATTCCTAGGGGATCTTCTGTGCTAGGTCCTGATTACGATGGAAGCTACCAATATCCCCTGATAGCAGTTGTTCCAATGAGCAAGTTGAAGAAATTAAATGCTGCAATCATCGCAGTAATTGTAGTATCCTCATTCATTCTTATACTAGCTTGTTCTGGCATTATCCTTTTTATTCTAAAATGGAAAAATCTTGGACGACAACCTGCTCCGCTGGGCTCTACAATCACCCAATCAGTAATTAGAACATctg GCATTAAATGCATGGTGCCAGATAGCATGAATAACTCACCTTCTGATGCCATCGTTTTGGCTTCTTGCCCACCTGCATTGAAGGTATTTTCGTTAGCCGAGATTGAGAAGGCTACAGAAAAATTctgttcaaataaaatattagggGAAGGAGGTTTTGGATGTGTTTACCATGGGACTCTAGATGATGGAAGTGAAGTTGCTGTTAAGCTGCTTAGCAAAAGGAATCAAAATGGAGAACATTTCCTTTCAGAAGTAGAGATGCTTAGTCGACTGCATCACCAAAATCTTGTAAAGTTAATTGGTATTTGCACTGAAGATGATAAAAGTTGTCTGGTTTATGAGCTTGTACGAAATGGAAGTGTTGAATCCCATCTCCATG GTGCTGACAAGAAGAAAGGACCCCTAGAATGGGATATTCGGGTCAAGATTGCGCTTGGTGCAGCTAGAGGCCTTGCGTACCTACATGAGCATGCCAACCCTCATATTATACATCGAGACTTCAAGTCTAGTAATGTGCTACTAGCGGAAGATTTCACTGCCAAGGTGACAGATTTTGGTTTGGCTAGAGAAGTATCAGAAGGTAGTCAACATGTTTCAACTAGAGTCATGGGAACATTTGG GTATGTTGCGCCGGAGTATGCAATGACGGGGCATTTGCTTGTTAGTAGTGATGTATACAGCTACGGGGTTGTGTTGCTGGAGCTTTTAACTGGTCGCAGGCCTGTCTACTATTCCTCATCCCGGGAGCCAGAGAATCTTGTGACATGGGCACGCCCTCTCCTTGCCACGAGGGAAGGAGTCATGCAAGTCATGGATCCATCCTCGCATGGAAGATGTAACTTTGACGACGTTGTCAAAGTTGCAGCCGTAGCATCAATCTGCGTTCATAGTGATCCGTCTCAAAGGCCATTCATGAGCAGAGTTGTTCAGGCCCTGAAGCTGATATGCCATGACATGGATGATGCTGATTCACAAAGCCAGAAAGAGTCGTCTTCCGGCCAGGAGCATGACTACGGAGGAGATTTGGAAGCTGAGATGAGCTGGTGGAGCCAGACTTCGCCGCTGTCCTACAGGCATGGCTCTCCCTTCATCACCATGGAGTACAACAGTTTGGACACAATGGATCAATTGCGGAGGATACAACAACGGGCTTCAGCATCAGAATCTAAGTACAGCAGATCTGCTCCTTCAAGAATAAGCAAGCAAAAGACCTCCCTCTATAGATTGAGAAGAAATGTTAGCGAACATGGACACCTCTGTGCAAATCGTCCGTATGGATCAAGTTTTTGA
- the LOC122019928 gene encoding uncharacterized protein LOC122019928: MASLLVSLPLPSRLRSSLALSSCFPIPHLVFARSFPWRNDPSRRGALACFALAESDFAKSEGGDSSGDGQGGSDDEDLLPLLRDLADSFVLPPDYLSKLPRDLRLDLNDAAFDLSNGPILDECGEELGNLLLNISRAWEQADTSTSNRLARQLPSMDRLLTEEAKASFGKRLVAAGRRFQAMGQYGDGELQKIAIVMIKTGKQLSRFSVIKTAEKSKSETRAFKFGELQVALTSEKAYIGAGIGLIFGVISWQLSQGIQSIPESSLEYANDNALLLAKSLRGALLVIFYSSTILSAFASVGLVFLGRQLSSENK, from the exons ATGGCGTCTTTGCTcgtctctcttcctcttccctcCAGACTCCGCTCCTCTCTCGCGCTGTCCTCATGCTTCCCAATCCCCCACCTCGTCTTCGCCCGATCCTTCCCGTGGCGCAACGATCCTTCGAGGCGTGGAGCTCTCGCTTGCTTCGCCCTCGCGGAGTCCGATTTCGCTAAATCGGAGGGCGGTGACAGCAgcggagacggacaaggaggaAGCGACGATGAGGATCTACTCCCCCTCCTCCGCGACCTAGCT GATAGCTTCGTTCTCCCTCCGGATTACCTGTCAAAGCTCCCTCGCGATCTCCGTCTCGAT TTGAATGATGCGGCCTTTGATCTCTCGAACGGACCTATCTTGGATGAG TGTGGCGAAGAGTTGGGGAATTTGCTTCTGAATATTTCAAGAGCATGGGAACAAGCTGATACTTCGACGTCCAATCGCCTTGCCAGGCAGTTGCCATCAATGGATCGCCTCTTGACAGAGGAAGCTAAAGCAT CATTTGGCAAACGGTTGGTAGCGGCTGGAAGGAGATTTCAGGCGATGGGGCAATACGGTGATGGAGAGCTGCAAAAG ATAGCCATAGTGATGATTAAGACTGGCAAACAGCTATctagattttctgtcatcaaaACAGCTGAAAAATCTAAATCAGAAACCAGGGCTTTTAAG tttgGTGAATTACAGGTTGCATTGACTTCTGAAAAGGCTTATATTGGTGCTGGAATTGGTCTTATTTTTGG GGTTATTTCATGGCAGCTAAGTCAAGGCATCCAAAGCATACCAGAAAGCTCTCTAGAATATGCAAATGATAATGCATTGCTGTTGGCAAAG TCACTGAGAGGAGCTCTTCTAGTGATATTCTATTCATCGACGATTCTATCTGCATTTGCATCAGTAGGGCTTGTGTTTCTTGGAAGACAACTGAGTTCTGAAAACAAATGA
- the LOC122019927 gene encoding receptor-like serine/threonine-protein kinase ALE2 isoform X1 produces the protein MAPGGMLLLAVSSRGKMHLLAILALAFHLSPLCFGLSSTNPPENRKGTIKPGPVPDFPPNPHVNSQDPIPKHHDSVSLASSPALSTPWRGQDCDDVVCSEPFMSTAIGSPCDCVLHVRVTIDLGVPPYIFFTHITEFEAEMAAGTFLKQSQIKIMSAVGLKEKEGTTRVTIFLVPLGEKFDTTIVLLIYERLWQKKVPINKSIFGDYEVICVHYSGLPSSPPSIPRGSSVLGPDYDGSYQYPLIAVVPMSKLKKLNAAIIAVIVVSSFILILACSGIILFILKWKNLGRQPAPLGSTITQSVIRTSGIKCMVPDSMNNSPSDAIVLASCPPALKVFSLAEIEKATEKFCSNKILGEGGFGCVYHGTLDDGSEVAVKLLSKRNQNGEHFLSEVEMLSRLHHQNLVKLIGICTEDDKSCLVYELVRNGSVESHLHGADKKKGPLEWDIRVKIALGAARGLAYLHEHANPHIIHRDFKSSNVLLAEDFTAKVTDFGLAREVSEGSQHVSTRVMGTFGYVAPEYAMTGHLLVSSDVYSYGVVLLELLTGRRPVYYSSSREPENLVTWARPLLATREGVMQVMDPSSHGRCNFDDVVKVAAVASICVHSDPSQRPFMSRVVQALKLICHDMDDADSQSQKESSSGQEHDYGGDLEAEMSWWSQTSPLSYRHGSPFITMEYNSLDTMDQLRRIQQRASASESKYSRSAPSRISKQKTSLYRLRRNVSEHGHLCANRPYGSSF, from the exons ATGGCGCCGGGTGGTATGCTTCTCTTGGCCGTCTCCTCACGGGGGAAGATGCACCTGCTGGCgatccttgcgcttgccttccACTTGAGCCCACTTTGTTTCG GGTTAAGCTCAACCAACCCACCTGAAAACAGAAAGGGAACAATTAAACCAGGACCTGTCCCAGATTTTCCTCCAAATCCTCATG TAAACTCTCAGGATCCTATTCCAAAACATCACGATAGTGTTTCTCTTGCATCATCACCAGCATTATCTACTCCTTGGCGAGGTCAAG ATTGTGATGACGTAGTATGTTCTGAACCGTTCATGTCAACTGCAATTGGTTCACCTTGTGATTGTGTGCTGCATGTTCGAGTAACTATTGATTTAGGGGTGCctccatatatattttttacacaTATTACAGAATTTGAAGCTGAGATGGCAGCAGGAACATTCTTGAAGCAGAGTCAGATAAAGATTATGTCTGCTGTTGGTctgaaggagaaggaaggaacaACTCGTGTCACTATATTCTTGGTACCGCTTGGTGAGAAATTTGATACTACGATAGTTTTGCTTATTTACGAGAGACTTTGGCAGAAAAAGGTGCCCATCAACAAATCTATATTTGGTGATTATGAAGTAATATGTGTTCATTATTCAG GACTTCCTTCTTCCCCACCATCTATTCCTAGGGGATCTTCTGTGCTAGGTCCTGATTACGATGGAAGCTACCAATATCCCCTGATAGCAGTTGTTCCAATGAGCAAGTTGAAGAAATTAAATGCTGCAATCATCGCAGTAATTGTAGTATCCTCATTCATTCTTATACTAGCTTGTTCTGGCATTATCCTTTTTATTCTAAAATGGAAAAATCTTGGACGACAACCTGCTCCGCTGGGCTCTACAATCACCCAATCAGTAATTAGAACATctg GCATTAAATGCATGGTGCCAGATAGCATGAATAACTCACCTTCTGATGCCATCGTTTTGGCTTCTTGCCCACCTGCATTGAAGGTATTTTCGTTAGCCGAGATTGAGAAGGCTACAGAAAAATTctgttcaaataaaatattagggGAAGGAGGTTTTGGATGTGTTTACCATGGGACTCTAGATGATGGAAGTGAAGTTGCTGTTAAGCTGCTTAGCAAAAGGAATCAAAATGGAGAACATTTCCTTTCAGAAGTAGAGATGCTTAGTCGACTGCATCACCAAAATCTTGTAAAGTTAATTGGTATTTGCACTGAAGATGATAAAAGTTGTCTGGTTTATGAGCTTGTACGAAATGGAAGTGTTGAATCCCATCTCCATG GTGCTGACAAGAAGAAAGGACCCCTAGAATGGGATATTCGGGTCAAGATTGCGCTTGGTGCAGCTAGAGGCCTTGCGTACCTACATGAGCATGCCAACCCTCATATTATACATCGAGACTTCAAGTCTAGTAATGTGCTACTAGCGGAAGATTTCACTGCCAAGGTGACAGATTTTGGTTTGGCTAGAGAAGTATCAGAAGGTAGTCAACATGTTTCAACTAGAGTCATGGGAACATTTGG GTATGTTGCGCCGGAGTATGCAATGACGGGGCATTTGCTTGTTAGTAGTGATGTATACAGCTACGGGGTTGTGTTGCTGGAGCTTTTAACTGGTCGCAGGCCTGTCTACTATTCCTCATCCCGGGAGCCAGAGAATCTTGTGACATGGGCACGCCCTCTCCTTGCCACGAGGGAAGGAGTCATGCAAGTCATGGATCCATCCTCGCATGGAAGATGTAACTTTGACGACGTTGTCAAAGTTGCAGCCGTAGCATCAATCTGCGTTCATAGTGATCCGTCTCAAAGGCCATTCATGAGCAGAGTTGTTCAGGCCCTGAAGCTGATATGCCATGACATGGATGATGCTGATTCACAAAGCCAGAAAGAGTCGTCTTCCGGCCAGGAGCATGACTACGGAGGAGATTTGGAAGCTGAGATGAGCTGGTGGAGCCAGACTTCGCCGCTGTCCTACAGGCATGGCTCTCCCTTCATCACCATGGAGTACAACAGTTTGGACACAATGGATCAATTGCGGAGGATACAACAACGGGCTTCAGCATCAGAATCTAAGTACAGCAGATCTGCTCCTTCAAGAATAAGCAAGCAAAAGACCTCCCTCTATAGATTGAGAAGAAATGTTAGCGAACATGGACACCTCTGTGCAAATCGTCCGTATGGATCAAGTTTTTGA
- the LOC122019927 gene encoding receptor-like serine/threonine-protein kinase ALE2 isoform X2, translating into MNYLGPGLSSTNPPENRKGTIKPGPVPDFPPNPHVNSQDPIPKHHDSVSLASSPALSTPWRGQDCDDVVCSEPFMSTAIGSPCDCVLHVRVTIDLGVPPYIFFTHITEFEAEMAAGTFLKQSQIKIMSAVGLKEKEGTTRVTIFLVPLGEKFDTTIVLLIYERLWQKKVPINKSIFGDYEVICVHYSGLPSSPPSIPRGSSVLGPDYDGSYQYPLIAVVPMSKLKKLNAAIIAVIVVSSFILILACSGIILFILKWKNLGRQPAPLGSTITQSVIRTSGIKCMVPDSMNNSPSDAIVLASCPPALKVFSLAEIEKATEKFCSNKILGEGGFGCVYHGTLDDGSEVAVKLLSKRNQNGEHFLSEVEMLSRLHHQNLVKLIGICTEDDKSCLVYELVRNGSVESHLHGADKKKGPLEWDIRVKIALGAARGLAYLHEHANPHIIHRDFKSSNVLLAEDFTAKVTDFGLAREVSEGSQHVSTRVMGTFGYVAPEYAMTGHLLVSSDVYSYGVVLLELLTGRRPVYYSSSREPENLVTWARPLLATREGVMQVMDPSSHGRCNFDDVVKVAAVASICVHSDPSQRPFMSRVVQALKLICHDMDDADSQSQKESSSGQEHDYGGDLEAEMSWWSQTSPLSYRHGSPFITMEYNSLDTMDQLRRIQQRASASESKYSRSAPSRISKQKTSLYRLRRNVSEHGHLCANRPYGSSF; encoded by the exons ATGAACTACTTGGGACCAGGGTTAAGCTCAACCAACCCACCTGAAAACAGAAAGGGAACAATTAAACCAGGACCTGTCCCAGATTTTCCTCCAAATCCTCATG TAAACTCTCAGGATCCTATTCCAAAACATCACGATAGTGTTTCTCTTGCATCATCACCAGCATTATCTACTCCTTGGCGAGGTCAAG ATTGTGATGACGTAGTATGTTCTGAACCGTTCATGTCAACTGCAATTGGTTCACCTTGTGATTGTGTGCTGCATGTTCGAGTAACTATTGATTTAGGGGTGCctccatatatattttttacacaTATTACAGAATTTGAAGCTGAGATGGCAGCAGGAACATTCTTGAAGCAGAGTCAGATAAAGATTATGTCTGCTGTTGGTctgaaggagaaggaaggaacaACTCGTGTCACTATATTCTTGGTACCGCTTGGTGAGAAATTTGATACTACGATAGTTTTGCTTATTTACGAGAGACTTTGGCAGAAAAAGGTGCCCATCAACAAATCTATATTTGGTGATTATGAAGTAATATGTGTTCATTATTCAG GACTTCCTTCTTCCCCACCATCTATTCCTAGGGGATCTTCTGTGCTAGGTCCTGATTACGATGGAAGCTACCAATATCCCCTGATAGCAGTTGTTCCAATGAGCAAGTTGAAGAAATTAAATGCTGCAATCATCGCAGTAATTGTAGTATCCTCATTCATTCTTATACTAGCTTGTTCTGGCATTATCCTTTTTATTCTAAAATGGAAAAATCTTGGACGACAACCTGCTCCGCTGGGCTCTACAATCACCCAATCAGTAATTAGAACATctg GCATTAAATGCATGGTGCCAGATAGCATGAATAACTCACCTTCTGATGCCATCGTTTTGGCTTCTTGCCCACCTGCATTGAAGGTATTTTCGTTAGCCGAGATTGAGAAGGCTACAGAAAAATTctgttcaaataaaatattagggGAAGGAGGTTTTGGATGTGTTTACCATGGGACTCTAGATGATGGAAGTGAAGTTGCTGTTAAGCTGCTTAGCAAAAGGAATCAAAATGGAGAACATTTCCTTTCAGAAGTAGAGATGCTTAGTCGACTGCATCACCAAAATCTTGTAAAGTTAATTGGTATTTGCACTGAAGATGATAAAAGTTGTCTGGTTTATGAGCTTGTACGAAATGGAAGTGTTGAATCCCATCTCCATG GTGCTGACAAGAAGAAAGGACCCCTAGAATGGGATATTCGGGTCAAGATTGCGCTTGGTGCAGCTAGAGGCCTTGCGTACCTACATGAGCATGCCAACCCTCATATTATACATCGAGACTTCAAGTCTAGTAATGTGCTACTAGCGGAAGATTTCACTGCCAAGGTGACAGATTTTGGTTTGGCTAGAGAAGTATCAGAAGGTAGTCAACATGTTTCAACTAGAGTCATGGGAACATTTGG GTATGTTGCGCCGGAGTATGCAATGACGGGGCATTTGCTTGTTAGTAGTGATGTATACAGCTACGGGGTTGTGTTGCTGGAGCTTTTAACTGGTCGCAGGCCTGTCTACTATTCCTCATCCCGGGAGCCAGAGAATCTTGTGACATGGGCACGCCCTCTCCTTGCCACGAGGGAAGGAGTCATGCAAGTCATGGATCCATCCTCGCATGGAAGATGTAACTTTGACGACGTTGTCAAAGTTGCAGCCGTAGCATCAATCTGCGTTCATAGTGATCCGTCTCAAAGGCCATTCATGAGCAGAGTTGTTCAGGCCCTGAAGCTGATATGCCATGACATGGATGATGCTGATTCACAAAGCCAGAAAGAGTCGTCTTCCGGCCAGGAGCATGACTACGGAGGAGATTTGGAAGCTGAGATGAGCTGGTGGAGCCAGACTTCGCCGCTGTCCTACAGGCATGGCTCTCCCTTCATCACCATGGAGTACAACAGTTTGGACACAATGGATCAATTGCGGAGGATACAACAACGGGCTTCAGCATCAGAATCTAAGTACAGCAGATCTGCTCCTTCAAGAATAAGCAAGCAAAAGACCTCCCTCTATAGATTGAGAAGAAATGTTAGCGAACATGGACACCTCTGTGCAAATCGTCCGTATGGATCAAGTTTTTGA
- the LOC122020662 gene encoding transcription factor MYB4-like has protein sequence MQHILTLVCEVYSEVQLVVSCNMVRAPCCEKMGLKKGPWTPEEDRLLVSYIEKHGHDNWRALPKQAGLLRCGKSCRLRWTNYLRPDIKRGNFTKEEEETIIKLHEVLGNKWSAIASSLPGRTDNEIKNVWNTHLKKRIKPNQTGSRPKCRANAIKSGFEAKPISHQAMSKLELDCLSQPFSEASTPCINLFNKAGEGETSSVDVKEEAMVSPCEFSDIEDSLWLDASFAEYDTFRNDSLALFRSSSGKEDGIDFWLQLFMEAGDFEELPEI, from the exons ATGCAGCATATTCTTACTCTTGTTTGTGAAGTTTACAGTGAGGTTCAGCTTGTTGTTTCCTGCAACATGGTGAGGGCTCCTTGCTGTGAGAAGATGGGTCTGAAGAAGGGGCCATGGACGCCGGAGGAAGACCGGCTGCTCGTCTCTTACATAGAAAAGCATGGCCATGACAACTGGAGAGCTCTTCCTAAACAAGCTG GGCTGTTGCGGTGCGGGAAGAGTTGCCGGCTGCGGTGGACGAATTACCTTCGACCGGATATCAAAAGAGGAAACTTTaccaaggaggaggaagagaccATAATCAAGTTGCATGAGGTTCTTGGCAACAA GTGGTCGGCCATAGCATCAAGCCTCCCTGGAAGAACAGACAATGAGATCAAGAATGTATGGAACACCCACTTGAAGAAACGAATCAAACCGAACCAAACAGGCTCTAGACCGAAGTGTCGTGCCAATGCAATAAAGTCTGGCTTTGAAGCGAAACCCATCAGTCACCAAGCAATGTCGAAGCTAGAATTGGATTGCTTGAGTCAGCCCTTCAGTGAGGCCTCAACCCCTTGCATCAATTTGTTCAACAAGGCGGGCGAGGGCGAAACTAGTAGTGTGGATGTCAAGGAAGAGGCTATGGTTTCTCCGTGTGAGTTTTCCGACATCGAGGACAGTCTATGGCTAGATGCATCCTTTGCCGAATATGATACCTTTCGGAATGACTCATTGGCATTGTTCCGCTCGTCGAGTGGCAAAGAGGATGGAATAGATTTTTGGTTGCAACTGTTCATGGAGGCCGGGGACTTTGAGGAATTACCCGAAATCTGA